The following are encoded together in the Culex pipiens pallens isolate TS chromosome 1, TS_CPP_V2, whole genome shotgun sequence genome:
- the LOC120420148 gene encoding RYamide receptor-like, translating into MNLTLLDQNFTANASFDCDASSIVPEGIASLRFQVLICLAYTTIFLVSIVGNTAVFLVVHLQPRMNTVTNLLIANLATGDILMTIFCIPFSFISIFVLQYWPFGALICRIVNYSQAISVLISAYTMIAISADRYLAIMWPLKPRLTKRTTKILIALVWSGALLTAAPIPLFSSLVQPIEYYDQCDLSICTEVWPDPDSDHSYSVTLMTLQFVLPLVVLIFTYVRIALKVWAKAPPGESVKQRDLRLLQSKRKMIKMMITVVAVFTGCWLPFNVFMLVPHLDPEWPPLPYLWFLFHWLAMSHSCYNPIIYCYMNEKFRQGFRLLVRTGKARLGAVVGGGARLRDNRKRSDVSTSTELSHLYPSTMISTIGGSREWGGKAWV; encoded by the coding sequence ATGAACCTCACCCTGCTCGACCAAAACTTCACCGCCAACGCGTCCTTCGACTGCGACGCGTCCTCGATCGTCCCCGAGGGGATCGCCTCGCTGCGCTTCCAGGTCCTGATCTGCCTGGCGTACACCACCATCTTCCTGGTGTCGATCGTCGGCAATACGGCGGTCTTCCTGGTGGTGCACCTGCAGCCGCGCATGAACACCGTCACGAACCTGCTGATCGCAAACCTCGCCACCGGCGACATCCTCATGACCATCTTCTGCATTCCGTTCTCGTTCATCTCGATCTTCGTGCTGCAGTACTGGCCGTTCGGCGCGCTGATCTGCCGCATCGTCAACTACTCGCAGGCGATTTCGGTGCTGATCTCCGCGTACACGATGATCGCGATCAGCGCCGATCGGTACCTGGCGATCATGTGGCCGCTGAAGCCGCGGCTCACCAAGCGGACCACCAAGATCTTGATCGCGCTCGTTTGGAGCGGTGCCCTGCTGACCGCAGCCCCGATCCCGCTGTTCTCATCCCTAGTTCAACCGATCGAGTACTACGACCAGTGTGACCTGTCGATCTGCACCGAGGTGTGGCCCGATCCGGACTCCGACCACAGCTACTCCGTCACCCTGATGACGCTCCAGTTCGTCCTGCCCCTCGTGGTCCTCATCTTCACCTACGTCCGAATTGCGCTCAAGGTTTGGGCGAAGGCCCCACCCGGCGAGTCCGTCAAGCAGCGCGACCTCCGCCTCCTGCAGTCCAAACGCAAGATGATCAAGATGATGATCACCGTCGTGGCGGTCTTCACCGGCTGCTGGCTGCCGTTCAACGTGTTCATGCTGGTCCCCCACCTGGATCCGGAGTGGCCCCCACTACCCTACCTGTGGTTCCTGTTTCACTGGCTCGCGATGTCCCACAGCTGCTACAACCCGATCATCTACTGCTACATGAACGAAAAGTTCCGGCAGGGATTCAGATTGTTGGTTCGGACGGGGAAGGCGAGGCTGGGTGCGGTGGTGGGGGGAGGTGCAAGGTTGAGGGACAACCGGAAGCGAAGTGATGTTAGCACCAGCACCGAGTTGAGTCATCTGTACCCGAGCACGATGATAAGTACGATCGGGGGGAGTCGGGAGTGGGGCGGTAAGGCGTGGGTGTGA